In Paenibacillus sp. BIC5C1, a genomic segment contains:
- a CDS encoding alpha-glycosidase: protein MLLEAMYHVPRDKWAYAYNPSTIHLRVRTKRDDVQYVTALTGDKYDWNGTYKEIQLEKAASDSMFDYWETAVKPKFKRLTYIFRITAGTENIYLADNGIHYAHPYPTGGYYEFSYIHEIDVFKVPEWAKEAVFYQIMTERFANGNPDLNPEGTQEWGGRPELDNYFGGDLQGVLNHLDDLTKLGVNAIYFTPLFQANSYHKYDTVDYKKVDPQFGNNEMLKKVAEQCHRRGIRVMLDAVFNHCSEDFPPFQDVLKNGKNSKYADWFHINEYPVQIKDGIPTYDTFGFYGNMPKFNTANPEVKDYLLDVAEYWIKEIKLDGWRLDVANEVDNHFWRDFRKVVKTANPEAYIVGEVWSDSLTWLMGDQFDSVMNYPFADKVLEFFCGSMDGYNFANEMGSLIMRYPQQTNEVIFNMLCSHDTPRLLTRAGEDKRRLKLSVVFLFTYIGTPCIFYGDEVGLRGEGDPDCRKCMQWDPAKQDKELYDFYRLMIDLRKSNEALRKGRFRFLKADHNDPCIIYERMDDNLHFTVWMNNTPQERTLSHPMETKDWKDALTEDAVVPTNGMMNIKLDPYGYRILYRQLEPS, encoded by the coding sequence ATGCTGCTCGAAGCGATGTATCACGTTCCCCGCGATAAATGGGCTTACGCTTATAATCCCTCGACGATTCATCTGCGTGTACGAACGAAGAGAGACGATGTACAATATGTGACTGCACTGACTGGTGATAAATACGATTGGAATGGAACATATAAGGAAATTCAATTAGAAAAAGCCGCTTCTGACAGTATGTTTGACTACTGGGAAACTGCAGTTAAGCCCAAATTCAAACGTCTGACTTACATCTTCCGTATTACCGCCGGCACCGAAAATATTTATCTGGCTGATAACGGAATTCATTATGCTCACCCGTACCCTACAGGAGGATATTATGAATTTTCCTACATTCATGAAATCGATGTATTCAAGGTTCCCGAATGGGCCAAAGAAGCCGTGTTCTACCAAATCATGACGGAAAGGTTTGCTAATGGAAATCCCGATCTTAACCCCGAAGGAACTCAGGAATGGGGCGGCCGACCTGAACTGGATAACTACTTTGGCGGAGACCTGCAAGGTGTTCTCAATCACCTGGATGATCTGACTAAACTCGGTGTTAATGCCATTTATTTTACCCCGCTGTTCCAAGCAAACTCCTACCATAAATACGATACCGTTGATTATAAAAAAGTAGACCCTCAATTCGGGAACAATGAAATGCTCAAAAAAGTAGCAGAACAATGTCATCGCCGCGGAATCCGTGTCATGCTAGACGCAGTTTTTAACCATTGCAGCGAAGACTTCCCTCCTTTTCAGGATGTCCTGAAGAATGGTAAAAACTCCAAATATGCAGATTGGTTTCATATCAATGAATATCCGGTGCAGATCAAGGATGGTATTCCAACCTACGATACATTTGGGTTTTATGGCAATATGCCCAAGTTCAACACGGCCAATCCCGAAGTAAAAGACTATTTGCTTGATGTGGCTGAATACTGGATCAAGGAGATTAAACTCGACGGTTGGCGGCTCGATGTTGCGAATGAAGTGGATAACCATTTCTGGCGCGATTTCCGCAAAGTGGTCAAAACCGCTAATCCGGAAGCCTATATTGTAGGCGAAGTTTGGAGTGATTCTCTGACCTGGCTCATGGGAGATCAATTTGATTCCGTGATGAACTACCCTTTTGCTGACAAGGTGCTTGAGTTCTTCTGTGGTTCAATGGATGGTTATAACTTCGCTAACGAGATGGGATCTCTGATTATGCGCTACCCGCAGCAGACGAATGAAGTCATTTTCAACATGCTGTGCAGTCATGACACACCTCGTCTGCTTACCCGGGCTGGAGAAGATAAACGCAGATTAAAACTGTCGGTTGTGTTTCTTTTCACTTATATCGGTACACCCTGTATATTTTATGGAGATGAGGTTGGTTTACGCGGAGAAGGTGATCCGGATTGCCGTAAATGCATGCAATGGGATCCTGCCAAGCAAGATAAGGAGCTTTATGACTTCTACCGTCTGATGATTGATTTGCGGAAAAGTAATGAAGCTCTGCGCAAAGGCCGCTTCCGTTTTTTGAAGGCCGATCACAACGATCCATGCATCATTTATGAACGTATGGATGATAACCTTCATTTTACGGTGTGGATGAACAATACTCCGCAAGAACGTACCCTGTCACATCCGATGGAAACCAAGGACTGGAAGGATGCTCTAACCGAAGATGCTGTTGTTCCCACCAATGGAATGATGAATATTAAACTTGATCCTTACGGATACCGTATTTTGTATAGACAATTGGAACCGAGCTAA
- a CDS encoding PspA/IM30 family protein, which yields MSIFKRLRDLTMSNINSIIDKAEDPIKMTDQYIRDMQEDLEDAEKAVAAQIAIEKKFKQLFEEQEALVKKREEQAHTAARAQNMDLARRALEEKKVAEEKMAEYKTSYDQNKASADNLRGKLDEMRKQLTQMKNKRETLVARYNAAKAQTEINKALNGFGSDTASAGMKRMEEKMMQMEAQAEASNEMSSKGKSLDDEFEKLGKDQAVEDELAALMKQYENKN from the coding sequence ATGTCCATTTTCAAAAGATTGCGCGATTTAACGATGTCTAACATTAACTCTATTATTGACAAGGCAGAAGATCCGATCAAAATGACGGATCAATATATTCGGGATATGCAGGAAGATCTGGAAGATGCAGAAAAAGCTGTTGCTGCACAGATCGCCATCGAGAAAAAATTCAAGCAGCTGTTTGAAGAACAGGAAGCTCTCGTGAAGAAACGTGAGGAGCAAGCACATACAGCAGCGCGTGCACAGAATATGGATTTGGCACGTCGGGCATTGGAAGAGAAGAAGGTCGCTGAAGAGAAGATGGCCGAATACAAAACAAGCTATGACCAAAACAAGGCTTCTGCCGATAACCTTCGTGGCAAGCTGGACGAAATGCGAAAACAATTAACGCAAATGAAAAACAAACGTGAAACATTGGTTGCACGCTACAACGCGGCAAAAGCTCAAACCGAAATCAACAAGGCGCTGAACGGATTTGGCTCCGACACTGCAAGTGCCGGTATGAAGCGTATGGAAGAGAAAATGATGCAGATGGAAGCTCAGGCCGAAGCCAGCAATGAGATGTCGTCCAAAGGAAAATCGCTGGATGATGAGTTCGAGAAGTTGGGCAAAGATCAGGCTGTTGAGGATGAACTGGCAGCGTTGATGAAGCAATACGAAAATAAGAACTAA
- a CDS encoding M20 family metallopeptidase: protein MTHTKTQILTVIDQYASRFKEISSYIGANPELGNEEYLASARLKEELAYHGFSVEAPVLGLDTAFIGTYVASKPGPTIALLCEYDALPEIGHACGHHLICMMSLGAAVGLKSILDEVGGTLKVFGTPAEETRGAKVPMAEAGLFDDCDVALMAHPYYAYEKSGSSLAIDAVQFEFHGKSSHAAASPHEGINALDAVIQTFNGINAFRQQVKSTVRIHGVINSGGQAANIIPDYASAQFYVRASTRKELNILTQRVIQIAEGSALQTGCRLVTSNYETSYDEMVTNESLSAAFSANLLELGISQEEIVSGNDHGSMDIGNVSLRCPAIHPYIRVVDEVHTLHSIEFRDLALQERALDGMILGAKAIAATAYDVLTQPELLHTIQTEFKQASR, encoded by the coding sequence ATGACACATACCAAAACACAAATTTTAACTGTTATTGACCAATATGCTTCCCGTTTTAAGGAGATTTCATCATACATTGGTGCCAATCCCGAACTTGGTAACGAAGAATACCTTGCCTCTGCTCGGTTAAAAGAAGAACTTGCCTACCATGGTTTTTCCGTAGAAGCTCCTGTCCTTGGTTTGGACACTGCATTTATCGGTACGTATGTTGCTTCCAAACCAGGCCCGACTATTGCCCTGTTATGTGAATACGACGCACTTCCCGAAATCGGTCATGCTTGTGGGCACCATCTAATCTGTATGATGAGCCTCGGAGCTGCGGTAGGTCTGAAGTCCATACTGGATGAAGTCGGCGGAACATTAAAAGTGTTCGGTACACCAGCGGAAGAAACGCGTGGAGCCAAAGTGCCTATGGCTGAAGCAGGATTGTTTGATGACTGTGATGTCGCACTAATGGCGCACCCTTATTACGCCTATGAGAAATCTGGCAGTTCCCTGGCTATTGATGCTGTACAATTTGAATTCCATGGGAAATCTTCACATGCTGCTGCAAGTCCACATGAAGGCATTAATGCCTTGGATGCGGTGATCCAGACGTTTAATGGCATTAATGCATTCCGACAACAAGTGAAAAGCACGGTTCGTATTCACGGGGTTATCAATAGCGGAGGACAGGCAGCCAATATTATTCCTGACTACGCTTCTGCTCAATTCTATGTACGTGCCTCAACGAGAAAAGAGTTGAATATTCTCACTCAACGTGTAATTCAGATCGCGGAAGGTTCTGCTCTGCAAACGGGATGCCGGCTTGTTACATCCAATTATGAGACTTCCTATGATGAGATGGTCACGAATGAATCGTTATCTGCTGCTTTTAGTGCTAATCTGCTTGAACTCGGCATTTCTCAAGAGGAGATCGTGAGTGGTAACGACCATGGTTCCATGGATATTGGTAACGTATCCTTGCGTTGTCCTGCGATCCATCCTTATATCCGTGTTGTGGACGAAGTTCATACGCTTCATTCCATTGAATTCCGTGATCTGGCGCTTCAGGAACGGGCCCTGGATGGTATGATCCTTGGAGCCAAGGCAATTGCTGCAACTGCTTATGATGTTCTTACACAGCCTGAATTGCTGCATACCATTCAAACAGAATTTAAGCAAGCAAGTCGCTAA
- a CDS encoding ABC transporter substrate-binding protein/permease, with product MKLISRYTMMLLAFVVLLTTVAPVAFATGTTSNSGGKKLVLGTSADFAPYEFHKVIDGKDQIVGFDISIAKEIAADLGAELVIEDMGFDGLLPALQSGRVDMVISGMTPTDERRQSIDFSDTYYKSKQVIMIRNADKDKYPTMADLENEKIGVQKGSIQETIGQGIPGAKLTALDKISDIVLQLQTNRVNAAIVEDTVAAGYLDDVIGLAPAIPDEEQAEAAIGIRKGNSELLNAVNGTLERLKSENKIDQLVIEASQLMADKVKKDQNIFQVFWEYKSFYATGVGYTLLLSALGVIFGVIIGLIICLFRLHDVSILRWIGTAYVEVIRGTPMLVQLMIIYYGLALTLGINFTPLQAGIITLSINSGAYLAEIFRAGIQGVDRGQLEAARSLGMGRGAAMRFIVLPQAFKAVLPAIGNEFVTIIKESSIISVIGMVDIMYQASVVKNITYQGMNPFLIAAAIYFVLTFILSKLLGRLERKLSASDRR from the coding sequence TTGAAATTGATTAGTCGTTACACCATGATGCTGCTAGCTTTTGTGGTCTTGCTAACTACGGTTGCACCTGTTGCGTTCGCAACGGGAACTACAAGCAATTCAGGCGGTAAAAAGCTGGTGCTCGGTACAAGTGCCGATTTTGCACCATATGAATTCCATAAAGTGATTGATGGTAAAGACCAAATTGTCGGATTTGATATTTCGATTGCTAAAGAAATTGCTGCGGATCTTGGCGCAGAACTTGTAATAGAGGATATGGGTTTTGACGGACTTCTTCCTGCGTTGCAGAGTGGTCGTGTGGATATGGTCATCTCGGGAATGACGCCAACGGATGAGCGTAGACAAAGCATTGACTTCTCAGATACCTATTATAAATCCAAGCAAGTCATCATGATTCGCAATGCGGATAAAGATAAATATCCAACCATGGCAGATCTGGAAAATGAAAAAATTGGTGTCCAAAAAGGCTCCATTCAGGAAACGATTGGCCAGGGAATCCCAGGCGCAAAACTGACAGCACTTGATAAAATATCTGATATCGTACTGCAATTGCAGACCAATCGTGTAAATGCTGCAATCGTTGAGGATACGGTAGCTGCCGGTTACCTGGATGATGTGATTGGATTAGCTCCGGCTATTCCGGATGAAGAGCAGGCCGAAGCGGCAATCGGGATTCGCAAGGGCAATTCGGAATTGCTGAATGCAGTGAACGGGACGCTCGAGCGTCTGAAAAGCGAAAATAAAATCGATCAGTTGGTTATCGAAGCAAGCCAGTTGATGGCAGACAAGGTGAAAAAAGACCAAAACATTTTTCAAGTGTTCTGGGAGTACAAAAGCTTTTATGCAACAGGTGTAGGTTACACCCTCTTATTGTCTGCACTCGGTGTAATCTTCGGGGTAATTATCGGGTTGATCATCTGTCTGTTCCGTCTGCATGACGTCTCAATTCTGCGTTGGATCGGAACAGCTTACGTTGAGGTCATTCGCGGTACGCCAATGCTGGTTCAACTGATGATTATCTATTACGGTCTTGCTCTGACGTTGGGAATTAATTTCACGCCACTTCAGGCGGGGATTATCACATTATCCATCAATAGTGGTGCCTATCTGGCCGAGATTTTCCGGGCTGGTATTCAGGGTGTGGATCGAGGCCAGTTGGAAGCAGCTCGTTCCCTGGGAATGGGCAGAGGTGCGGCAATGCGCTTCATTGTGCTTCCACAAGCGTTCAAAGCGGTGTTGCCGGCGATCGGTAATGAGTTCGTGACCATTATCAAGGAATCCTCCATCATCTCAGTTATTGGTATGGTGGACATTATGTACCAAGCAAGTGTAGTCAAAAACATTACGTACCAAGGAATGAATCCATTCCTGATTGCAGCGGCCATTTACTTTGTGCTGACGTTCATTTTGTCCAAGCTGCTGGGTCGACTGGAAAGGAAGTTGAGTGCAAGTGATAGACGTTAG
- a CDS encoding DUF350 domain-containing protein, protein MDLNILAMLVWTLSGSVLLFVLMYVDSLFTKYKDFAEVKAGNMAVTTRMVMKLFAQGYVLATSISTAGHLGEALLVSVVSFIILLILESVVHFMIRRWANLDLDTGIQQGKTGYGLFSGALHIVGALIIAACL, encoded by the coding sequence ATGGATTTGAACATTTTGGCAATGCTGGTCTGGACGTTATCGGGTTCGGTTTTGCTGTTTGTCTTGATGTATGTGGATTCTTTGTTTACAAAATATAAGGATTTTGCCGAAGTGAAGGCGGGCAATATGGCCGTTACGACACGTATGGTTATGAAGCTGTTTGCTCAGGGATATGTACTCGCCACCTCCATTTCGACAGCGGGTCATCTTGGAGAAGCGCTGCTCGTATCCGTTGTTTCATTTATCATTTTGCTGATCCTGGAGAGCGTGGTTCACTTTATGATTCGGAGATGGGCCAACCTGGATCTGGATACGGGAATACAGCAGGGCAAGACAGGTTATGGTTTGTTCTCAGGTGCACTACATATCGTGGGCGCATTAATTATTGCAGCTTGTTTATAA
- a CDS encoding 3D domain-containing protein: MINKKRIAKTATALLTAAMLIQAVPAHADSVHVAKEGDTFYTLSKQYGVGLNALIKANNDISAYNIYGGLKITIPGKTTNTASAAAAKTVTAASLDVNADSKVVQAWGKTFDYSKTVDVKATAYSSDASENGGWGAVDYFGNPLELGTIAVDPSIIPLGTKVLVTGHTHPGLPKQAFVATARDVGGAIKGHKIDIFIPGSKQSVNTFGIQDVELYILK; this comes from the coding sequence ATGATTAACAAGAAACGTATAGCCAAAACAGCAACAGCTTTGCTGACAGCAGCAATGCTCATTCAGGCCGTTCCGGCTCATGCTGATTCAGTTCATGTGGCCAAAGAGGGGGATACCTTCTACACCTTATCCAAACAATATGGAGTTGGACTTAACGCTCTTATTAAAGCTAATAATGACATTTCAGCTTACAACATTTATGGTGGTTTGAAAATCACGATCCCTGGTAAAACAACGAACACAGCTTCTGCTGCAGCAGCTAAAACGGTAACTGCCGCAAGCCTTGACGTTAATGCAGATAGTAAAGTTGTACAAGCCTGGGGAAAAACGTTTGATTACAGCAAAACTGTTGACGTCAAAGCAACGGCATACTCTTCTGATGCTTCTGAAAATGGAGGATGGGGTGCTGTAGATTACTTCGGCAATCCGCTTGAACTGGGCACGATCGCAGTAGACCCGAGTATCATTCCATTGGGTACAAAGGTACTGGTGACAGGTCATACACATCCAGGACTGCCCAAACAGGCATTCGTCGCTACGGCTCGTGATGTGGGTGGTGCCATTAAAGGGCACAAGATTGATATCTTTATTCCTGGCAGCAAGCAATCCGTAAATACCTTTGGTATTCAGGATGTTGAACTTTACATTTTGAAATAA
- a CDS encoding amino acid ABC transporter ATP-binding protein — MIDVRQLHKSYGNNDVLKGINVTIGKGEVVVVIGPSGSGKSTFLRCLNLLEQPTSGEINFEGVSITDPKHNINATREKMGMVFQHFNLFPHKTVQQNITIAPIKVKKQSAHEAEQICADLLKTVGLFDKKDAYPNQLSGGQKQRIAIARALAMQPHVMLFDEPTSALDPEMVGEVLDVMKRLAEGGMTMVIVTHEMGFAREVGDRILFMDGGVIVEEGTPAEVFGEPKHARTRDFLAKVL; from the coding sequence GTGATAGACGTTAGACAATTACACAAATCATATGGAAATAACGATGTGCTCAAGGGCATTAACGTAACAATTGGCAAAGGCGAGGTTGTCGTGGTCATCGGTCCGTCGGGATCGGGGAAAAGTACCTTCTTGCGCTGCCTGAATCTGCTGGAACAGCCAACTTCCGGCGAAATTAATTTCGAAGGTGTGTCGATTACTGACCCCAAACATAACATTAATGCAACTCGTGAAAAAATGGGGATGGTATTCCAGCATTTCAATCTGTTCCCGCACAAAACGGTGCAGCAGAACATTACGATTGCTCCCATTAAAGTGAAAAAACAATCTGCACACGAAGCGGAACAAATTTGCGCAGATTTGCTCAAGACGGTTGGCCTCTTTGACAAAAAAGACGCCTATCCAAATCAGCTGTCCGGTGGACAAAAACAACGGATCGCCATTGCAAGAGCGCTTGCGATGCAGCCGCATGTCATGCTGTTTGACGAGCCTACTTCAGCACTGGACCCTGAAATGGTCGGTGAAGTACTGGATGTCATGAAGCGGCTTGCAGAGGGCGGAATGACTATGGTAATAGTAACGCATGAGATGGGCTTCGCACGTGAAGTAGGTGATCGTATCCTGTTCATGGATGGCGGGGTAATTGTAGAAGAAGGAACGCCTGCTGAAGTGTTTGGCGAGCCCAAGCATGCACGTACACGTGACTTCCTTGCTAAAGTGCTCTAA
- a CDS encoding polysaccharide deacetylase family protein: MRIRLIMLSIMVILLGGSYAPAQLWASSSPQTEPASKSDSPEEEQLTLGQLRQKYADTFKTNGPSTKKVALTFDDVPDPRFTPQVLDILKKYKVRATFFIVGHRAEKHPDLVKRMVKEGHIVGNHSYNHPEFSKLSMNAFRKQILHTGDIIRNLVGYTPKMIRPPYGDINEQQLQWAAKQHYSIVNWNVDSLDWKGLTKEEVKQNILSAVKPGSIVLQHAGGGVGSKLNGSIEALPEVIEELRNRGYELVTLDEMLELPKGK; encoded by the coding sequence ATGCGTATACGCCTCATCATGTTATCCATCATGGTCATTCTTCTGGGAGGAAGTTATGCTCCTGCTCAGTTATGGGCTTCTTCAAGCCCGCAAACCGAACCTGCTTCGAAATCTGATTCTCCTGAAGAAGAACAGTTGACGCTGGGACAACTCAGACAGAAATATGCAGATACGTTCAAAACCAATGGCCCCTCAACAAAAAAGGTTGCTCTGACTTTTGATGACGTACCTGATCCCCGTTTCACCCCGCAGGTGCTGGATATTTTAAAAAAATACAAGGTGCGGGCTACGTTTTTCATCGTGGGACATCGCGCTGAGAAACATCCGGATTTAGTGAAACGCATGGTGAAGGAAGGGCATATTGTTGGCAATCACAGCTACAATCACCCGGAGTTCAGTAAGTTATCCATGAATGCATTTCGCAAACAAATCTTACATACCGGGGACATTATTCGGAATCTGGTGGGTTACACTCCCAAAATGATTCGTCCACCTTATGGTGACATTAACGAGCAACAGCTGCAATGGGCTGCTAAACAACATTACAGCATTGTGAACTGGAACGTCGATTCTCTGGACTGGAAGGGCCTCACCAAAGAGGAAGTCAAACAAAACATCCTGTCCGCCGTCAAACCGGGTTCCATTGTGCTTCAGCATGCAGGTGGAGGTGTAGGATCGAAGCTAAATGGGTCCATCGAGGCGTTGCCTGAAGTTATCGAGGAATTGCGAAACCGCGGGTATGAGCTGGTGACTTTGGACGAAATGTTGGAACTGCCAAAGGGTAAATAG